GATTCCCGATTTCCGATTTCCGATTGCCGATTGCCCCAGACTAGTGAAAGCCATCGGGGTCGGTCGTTTTGCCTTTTGGCTTTTGTCTTTTGACCTTTGACTTCACTCTGCGTACGTCCCGGTTATCGTCCAGTCCAGCGCCTTCGCGTTGTAGGCGAGTTCGAATACATTCGCGCCGTCGGAAACCGTGAAATGGTAGACCTCGGCTTGGCCCTGAGTTTCGCGCCAGACATAGGTGATGTTCTGAACCCGGTACTCCCGGTTACGCCAGATGAACATGAACGGCCGGAGTTTGTCATGTGGGAACTTCGGGTCGCCAGTCTCGTTGTATATCGCATAGACCTTAACATTCTCACTTAGGCGTTGATGCGTCATCTCAGTCTCCTCCGGTTCAATAGAAGGGGACACATCCGCGACACTTTCATTGTGTCGCTCCGTAAACTTATTTCCTTCTCTCATACTGCCTTCAACCGGCCAGAGTGAGGTCTGGAACACTGCTGTCGTACTCATGATTTCCTCCTTAACGATAGTTGCGGAGCAGGCCGACGACCACGCCGATTATCCGGAAGTCCTGCCGGTCCGGGCCGACGATAATCGGCTCGAACTCAGGATTCTCCGGCTCGAGCACAACCTGGCCCGGACGCTGCTGGAGGCGTTTGATTGTAGCCTCGCTGCCGAGGAGAGCGGCAACGATCTCGCCGTTCTCCGCGGCAGTCTGCGGTCGGACAACCACCATGTCGTTGTCCATGATACCGACGTCCTTCATGCTTTCGCCCTTTACTCTGAGCAGGAAGCAATCGCGGAACCGACTGAGCGAGACCTGGGCCTCGACGTTCTCAATTGCGAGCAGAGGAGAGCCGGCGGCAATCCGGCCGATCAGCGGCAGTGAGTCAGGCTGGTGCGCGGTCGAAAGACCGCGGGCCTGCCTGGGGGTACGCTTGAGTAAGCCTTCGTTTACGAGTATGTCGAGATGATATTTCACCGCCTTTGTGCTTCTGATTCCAACCGCCATACCGATTTCCCTGATGCTCGGAGCACAACCATGCTCATTGGCGTAGGTCCGAACAAACTCCAGAATCCGACTTCTGCGGTCCTTATCTCTGGTAAAC
This bacterium DNA region includes the following protein-coding sequences:
- a CDS encoding DUF6504 family protein; amino-acid sequence: MTHQRLSENVKVYAIYNETGDPKFPHDKLRPFMFIWRNREYRVQNITYVWRETQGQAEVYHFTVSDGANVFELAYNAKALDWTITGTYAE
- the lexA gene encoding transcriptional repressor LexA gives rise to the protein MFTRDKDRRSRILEFVRTYANEHGCAPSIREIGMAVGIRSTKAVKYHLDILVNEGLLKRTPRQARGLSTAHQPDSLPLIGRIAAGSPLLAIENVEAQVSLSRFRDCFLLRVKGESMKDVGIMDNDMVVVRPQTAAENGEIVAALLGSEATIKRLQQRPGQVVLEPENPEFEPIIVGPDRQDFRIIGVVVGLLRNYR